One region of Bradyrhizobium betae genomic DNA includes:
- a CDS encoding ABC transporter ATP-binding protein, producing MDHLSGYARRPFAFVLRYLWQHLATHLVILIAVVAAVACSVGTQYGVKSLVDALSAGPSHGGGVWLAFILLMSLIAADNFLWRIASWTASLTFVRVTGDLRRDIFRHLTGHAPSYFSDRMPGMLTSRITATSNAVFTVENMFVWNVLPPCIATVAAIGLIGTVSPYMALGLIVIAGGMVAAMFRLAAAGKPLHDDFADKAAVVDGEMIDVISNMPLVRAFCGIGHEHERFDATVNRELTARSRSLRYLEKLRLLHAAVTVLLTIALMAWAVTLWQQGEATTGDVVLVCTLGISILSATRDLAVALVDVTQHVARLTEAIATLLVPHELRDHPEAEPLVKSGAAIAFNNVTFGYPGSEKIFERFSLRLQPGQRVGLVGQSGGGKSTLFTLLQRFYDVDEGSVTVDGQDISMVTQLSLREAISVVPQDISLFHRSIRENIRYGRPNATDDEVLRAAIAARCDFIDSLPEGLDTMVGDRGVKMSGGQRQRIAIARAFLKDAPILLLDEATAALDNESEEVIREALSRLMRGRTVIAIAHRLATLRNFDRVVVLKGGKIIEDGSPERLMQGHGPYRELVTQEMSRLAQAAA from the coding sequence ATGGATCATCTTTCTGGATACGCGCGCAGGCCATTTGCCTTTGTCTTGCGCTATCTGTGGCAACATCTGGCCACGCACCTGGTGATCCTGATCGCTGTCGTTGCAGCCGTTGCCTGCTCGGTGGGCACGCAATATGGCGTCAAATCCCTGGTCGATGCTCTGTCGGCGGGGCCATCGCATGGTGGCGGCGTATGGCTGGCATTCATCCTGCTCATGTCGCTGATCGCCGCGGACAACTTCCTTTGGCGGATCGCGAGCTGGACAGCGAGCCTTACCTTTGTTCGCGTCACGGGCGATTTGCGTCGTGACATCTTTCGTCATCTGACCGGGCATGCCCCGAGCTATTTCTCGGACCGGATGCCGGGCATGCTGACCAGCCGCATTACGGCCACATCCAACGCCGTGTTCACGGTCGAGAACATGTTCGTCTGGAATGTGCTGCCGCCGTGCATCGCCACAGTTGCAGCCATCGGCTTGATTGGAACCGTCAGTCCCTATATGGCGCTCGGCCTGATCGTGATCGCGGGCGGCATGGTGGCCGCCATGTTCCGTCTCGCCGCGGCCGGCAAGCCGCTGCATGACGACTTCGCCGACAAGGCCGCTGTCGTCGACGGCGAGATGATCGACGTCATCAGCAACATGCCGCTGGTTCGCGCCTTCTGCGGCATCGGCCACGAGCACGAGCGGTTTGACGCCACGGTGAACCGGGAACTCACGGCGCGCAGCCGCAGCCTGCGCTATCTGGAGAAGCTGCGCTTGCTGCATGCCGCCGTGACCGTGCTTCTGACGATCGCGCTGATGGCCTGGGCGGTGACGCTCTGGCAACAGGGTGAGGCCACCACCGGCGACGTCGTGCTGGTCTGTACGCTCGGCATCTCGATTCTGAGCGCGACGCGCGACCTTGCCGTGGCGCTGGTCGATGTCACCCAGCATGTCGCGCGCCTGACCGAGGCGATCGCGACGCTGCTGGTGCCGCATGAGCTGCGTGATCACCCCGAGGCAGAGCCGCTGGTCAAGAGCGGCGCCGCGATCGCCTTCAACAATGTCACCTTCGGCTATCCCGGCAGCGAGAAGATATTCGAGCGGTTCAGCCTGCGGCTGCAGCCCGGCCAGCGCGTCGGCCTGGTCGGCCAGTCCGGCGGTGGCAAGTCCACGCTGTTCACGCTGCTCCAGCGCTTCTACGACGTCGACGAGGGCAGCGTCACCGTCGACGGCCAGGACATCTCCATGGTCACCCAGCTCAGCCTGCGGGAAGCCATCTCCGTGGTGCCGCAGGACATCTCGCTGTTCCATCGCTCCATTCGCGAGAACATCCGCTATGGCAGGCCCAATGCGACGGACGACGAGGTGCTGCGCGCTGCGATTGCGGCGCGCTGCGATTTCATCGACAGCCTGCCGGAAGGCCTCGACACCATGGTCGGCGACCGCGGTGTCAAGATGTCAGGCGGCCAGCGCCAGCGCATCGCGATTGCGCGCGCCTTCCTCAAGGACGCGCCGATCCTGCTGCTGGACGAGGCGACCGCCGCGCTCGACAATGAATCCGAGGAGGTGATCCGCGAGGCATTGTCGCGCCTGATGCGCGGGCGTACCGTGATCGCGATTGCGCATCGGCTGGCAACGCTGCGGAATTTCGACCGCGTGGTCGTGCTGAAAGGTGGCAAGATCATCGAGGACGGCTCGCCCGAGCGCCTGATGCAGGGCCACGGTCCCTATCGTGAGCTGGTCACGCAGGAAATGAGCCGGCTCGCGCAGGCGGCCGCGTAG